A window of the Streptomyces formicae genome harbors these coding sequences:
- a CDS encoding LLM class flavin-dependent oxidoreductase: protein MQFGIFTVGDVTTDPTNGRTPTEHERIKAMVAIALKAEEVGLDVFATGEHHNPPFVPSSPTTMLGHIAARTENLILSTSTTLITTNDPVKIAEDYAMLQHLADGRVDLMMGRGNTGPVYPWFGQDIRQGIPLAIENYSLLHKLWREDVVDWEGKFRTALQGFTSTPRPLDGVPPFVWHGSIRSPEIAEQAAYYGDGFFHNNIFWPAEHTRRMVALYRKRYAHYGHGTPEQAIVGLGGQVFMRKNSQDAVREFRPYFDNAPVYGHGPSLEDFTEQTPLTVGSPQQVIERTLGFREVVGDYQRQLFLMDHAGLPLKTVLEQLDILGEEVVPVLRKEFANLRPAGVPDAPVHPAVAAARNTTEEN from the coding sequence ATGCAGTTCGGGATCTTCACCGTCGGCGATGTGACCACCGATCCGACCAACGGCCGCACCCCGACCGAGCACGAACGGATCAAGGCGATGGTCGCCATCGCGCTGAAGGCCGAGGAGGTCGGCCTGGACGTCTTCGCGACCGGCGAGCACCACAACCCGCCGTTCGTGCCGTCGTCGCCGACGACGATGCTCGGGCACATCGCGGCGCGCACCGAGAACCTGATCCTGTCCACGTCCACGACGCTGATCACCACCAACGACCCGGTGAAGATCGCCGAGGACTACGCGATGCTCCAGCACCTCGCGGACGGACGCGTCGACCTGATGATGGGCCGCGGCAACACCGGCCCGGTCTACCCGTGGTTCGGCCAGGACATCCGTCAGGGCATCCCGCTCGCCATCGAGAACTACTCTCTTCTCCACAAGCTGTGGAGGGAGGACGTCGTGGACTGGGAGGGCAAGTTCCGCACGGCGCTGCAGGGCTTCACCTCCACGCCGCGGCCGCTGGACGGCGTTCCGCCGTTCGTCTGGCACGGGTCCATCCGCTCGCCGGAGATCGCCGAGCAGGCCGCGTACTACGGCGACGGCTTCTTCCACAACAACATCTTCTGGCCGGCGGAGCACACCCGGCGGATGGTCGCCCTGTACCGCAAGCGGTACGCGCACTACGGGCACGGCACACCGGAGCAGGCGATCGTCGGCCTCGGTGGCCAGGTGTTCATGCGGAAGAACTCGCAGGACGCGGTCAGGGAGTTCCGCCCGTACTTCGACAACGCGCCCGTCTACGGACACGGCCCTTCGCTGGAGGACTTCACCGAGCAGACCCCGCTGACCGTCGGCTCCCCGCAGCAGGTGATCGAACGGACGCTGGGCTTCCGTGAGGTCGTGGGCGACTACCAGCGCCAGTTGTTCCTGATGGACCACGCGGGCCTGCCGCTCAAGACCGTGCTGGAGCAGCTCGACATCCTCGGCGAGGAGGTCGTCCCGGTGCTGCGCAAGGAGTTCGCGAACCTGCGGCCCGCCGGGGTCCCCGACGCGCCCGTCCACCCGGCCGTCGCCGCCGCCCGCAACACGACCGAGGAGAACTGA
- a CDS encoding cation:proton antiporter produces the protein MHSTTTLLIELGGIILTLGLIGRFAGRVGLSPIPLYLLAGLAFGQGGLLPLSASGDFIAVGAEIGVILLLLLLGLEYSASELVTSLRTQYPSGAVDFVLNALPGAGAALLLGWGPVGAVALAGVTWISSSGVVAKVLTDLGRLGNRETPVILGVLVIEDLSMAVYLPLLTALLAGLGLAGGSITLVIALGAVFVVLYLAIRHGRILSRAVSSDNPEMLLLVVLGLTLLVAGVAQQLQVSAAVGAFLVGIALSGEVAEGARRLLAPLRDLFAAVFFVFFGLSTDPAAIPPVLAPALLLALATALTKIATGWYAARRAGVGPRGRLRAGGALVARGEFSIVIAGLAVATEPRIGPLATAYVLILVILGPLTARFTEPAVRHVQYRLRLRHGPQPPGRAERESAPEELASPPRGG, from the coding sequence GTGCACAGCACCACCACCCTCCTGATCGAGCTCGGCGGCATCATCCTCACGCTGGGTCTGATCGGCCGGTTCGCCGGACGCGTCGGGCTCTCCCCGATACCGCTCTATCTCCTCGCCGGCCTCGCCTTCGGGCAGGGCGGGCTGCTGCCGCTCAGCGCCAGCGGGGACTTCATCGCGGTCGGCGCCGAGATCGGCGTCATCCTGCTGCTGCTCCTGCTGGGCCTGGAGTACAGCGCGTCCGAGCTGGTCACCAGCCTGCGCACGCAGTATCCGTCCGGCGCCGTCGACTTCGTCCTCAACGCGCTCCCCGGCGCGGGCGCCGCGCTGCTGCTGGGCTGGGGGCCGGTCGGCGCCGTCGCGCTCGCCGGGGTGACCTGGATCTCCTCGTCCGGCGTGGTCGCGAAGGTCCTCACCGACCTGGGACGGCTCGGCAACCGCGAGACACCGGTGATCCTCGGCGTGCTCGTCATCGAGGACCTGTCGATGGCCGTCTACCTGCCGCTGCTCACCGCCCTGCTGGCCGGGCTGGGCCTCGCGGGCGGCAGCATCACGCTGGTCATCGCCCTCGGCGCCGTCTTCGTCGTCCTCTATCTCGCCATCCGGCACGGCCGGATCCTCAGCCGGGCCGTCTCGTCCGACAACCCGGAGATGCTGCTCCTCGTCGTCCTCGGCCTCACCCTCCTGGTCGCCGGCGTGGCCCAGCAGCTCCAGGTCTCGGCGGCGGTCGGCGCCTTCCTCGTCGGCATCGCGCTCTCCGGCGAGGTCGCGGAGGGCGCCCGGCGGCTGCTCGCGCCGCTGCGGGACCTCTTCGCCGCGGTCTTCTTCGTCTTCTTCGGGCTGTCGACCGACCCCGCGGCGATCCCGCCGGTCCTCGCCCCCGCGCTCCTGCTGGCCCTCGCCACCGCGCTCACCAAGATCGCCACCGGCTGGTACGCGGCCCGCCGCGCCGGTGTCGGGCCGCGCGGCCGGCTCCGGGCGGGCGGCGCGCTCGTCGCCCGCGGCGAGTTCTCGATCGTCATCGCGGGTCTGGCGGTGGCCACGGAGCCCCGTATCGGGCCGCTCGCCACGGCGTACGTCCTGATCCTGGTGATCCTGGGACCGCTCACGGCCCGCTTCACCGAGCCTGCCGTGCGTCACGTCCAGTACCGGCTCAGGCTCCGGCACGGGCCGCAGCCGCCGGGCCGCGCCGAGCGGGAGTCGGCGCCCGAGGAACTGGCGTCCCCGCCCCGGGGCGGTTGA
- a CDS encoding DUF7144 family membrane protein: MSQNTAPRSPGHRTGTSTDAWSAGGTLFAGVLMTVVGIMDIIEGIAAIAEDDVYTRIGDYVFSFSLTGWGWIHLILGIILVITGWGILKDAEWARVAGIALAALNIVAQFLFLPYQPVWAIFSMAISVFVIWALATDRTAAKA; encoded by the coding sequence ATGAGCCAGAACACAGCACCGCGCAGCCCGGGCCATCGGACCGGCACGAGCACCGACGCCTGGTCGGCAGGCGGCACGCTCTTCGCCGGCGTCCTGATGACCGTCGTCGGAATCATGGACATCATCGAGGGCATCGCCGCCATCGCGGAGGACGACGTCTACACCCGCATCGGCGACTACGTCTTCTCCTTCAGCCTCACCGGCTGGGGCTGGATCCATCTGATCCTCGGGATCATCCTCGTCATCACGGGCTGGGGAATCCTCAAGGACGCCGAATGGGCCCGGGTCGCCGGTATCGCGCTGGCGGCGCTCAACATCGTCGCCCAGTTCCTGTTCCTGCCGTACCAGCCGGTCTGGGCGATCTTCTCGATGGCCATCTCGGTCTTCGTGATCTGGGCCCTGGCGACGGACAGGACCGCCGCCAAGGCATGA
- a CDS encoding ABC transporter permease, translating to MSTVATKETEDRSFTAPRAEDLAALLVAKDRPPRPSALSASLTFGWRAMLKIKHVPEQLFDVTAFPVMMVLMYTYLFGGALAGSVDAYIQFLLPGILVMSVVMITMYTGVAINTDIDKGVFDRFRTLPIWRPAPMVGYLLGDVVRYFIASVVMLTVGVVIGYRPDGGATGILLGIALLMLFSFAFSWIWTMFGLMLRSEKSVMGVSMMVIFPLTFLSNVFVDPRTMPGWLQAFVNNSPVTHLATAVRELMAGSWPAADFAWTLGWSAAFVLVFGAVTMRLYNRK from the coding sequence ATGAGCACCGTCGCCACCAAGGAGACCGAGGACCGCTCCTTCACCGCCCCGAGGGCCGAGGACCTGGCCGCCCTCCTCGTCGCCAAGGACCGCCCGCCGCGGCCCAGCGCCCTCTCGGCGTCCCTGACCTTCGGCTGGCGCGCCATGCTCAAGATCAAGCACGTGCCGGAGCAGCTCTTCGACGTGACGGCGTTCCCGGTCATGATGGTGCTGATGTACACGTACCTCTTCGGAGGGGCGCTGGCCGGCTCGGTCGACGCGTACATCCAGTTCCTGCTGCCGGGCATCCTCGTGATGAGCGTCGTGATGATCACGATGTACACGGGCGTCGCCATCAACACCGACATCGACAAGGGCGTCTTCGACCGCTTCCGCACGCTGCCGATCTGGCGGCCCGCGCCGATGGTCGGCTATCTGCTCGGCGATGTCGTCCGCTACTTCATCGCCTCCGTGGTGATGCTGACGGTCGGTGTCGTCATCGGCTACCGCCCGGACGGCGGCGCGACCGGGATCCTGCTCGGGATCGCGCTGCTGATGCTGTTCTCGTTCGCCTTCTCGTGGATCTGGACGATGTTCGGTCTGATGCTGCGCAGCGAGAAGTCGGTGATGGGCGTCAGCATGATGGTGATCTTCCCGCTGACCTTCCTGAGCAACGTCTTCGTCGACCCGAGGACGATGCCGGGCTGGCTCCAGGCGTTCGTCAACAACAGCCCGGTCACTCATCTGGCCACGGCCGTGCGCGAGTTGATGGCGGGCAGCTGGCCCGCCGCCGACTTCGCCTGGACGCTGGGCTGGTCGGCGGCGTTCGTCCTCGTCTTCGGTGCGGTCACGATGCGGCTCTACAACCGCAAGTGA
- a CDS encoding ATP-binding cassette domain-containing protein — protein sequence MSTELAIETTGLVKVFGENRAVDGVDLRVPAGTVYGLLGPNGAGKTTTVKVLATLLRPDGGEAKVFGRDVLADADAVRSRVSLTGQYASVDEDLTGTENLLLLARLLGHGKPAARERAAQLLDAFGLSEAAGRQVKSYSGGMRRRIDIAASILNTPDLLFLDEPTTGLDPRSRNQVWDIVRAVVAQGTTVLLTTQYLDEADQLASRIAVIDHGRVIAEGTKGELKASVGSGAVHLRLRDAEQRPEAERILALALNATVQLDADPVALTARVNGYGTELGAAEQAARALSELARAGITVDNFALGQPSLDEAFLALTSAPDKHSLALTGAKGNSNGNSNGNSSGNGNGTAEQKETAA from the coding sequence ATGAGTACAGAACTGGCCATCGAGACAACCGGCCTGGTGAAGGTGTTCGGCGAGAACCGCGCGGTCGACGGCGTCGACCTGCGCGTCCCCGCCGGCACCGTCTACGGCCTCCTGGGCCCGAACGGCGCGGGCAAGACGACCACGGTGAAGGTGCTGGCCACACTGCTGAGACCGGACGGCGGTGAGGCGAAGGTCTTCGGCAGGGACGTGCTCGCGGACGCCGACGCGGTACGCAGCCGGGTCAGCCTCACCGGACAGTACGCCTCCGTGGACGAGGATCTGACCGGCACCGAGAACCTGCTCCTGCTCGCCAGGCTGCTCGGCCACGGCAAACCCGCCGCCCGGGAGCGGGCCGCGCAGCTGCTCGACGCCTTCGGGCTGTCGGAGGCGGCCGGCCGCCAGGTGAAGAGCTATTCGGGCGGGATGCGGCGCCGTATCGACATCGCCGCGTCCATTCTCAACACACCCGATCTGCTGTTCCTGGACGAGCCGACGACCGGGCTCGACCCGCGCAGCCGCAACCAGGTGTGGGACATCGTGCGGGCCGTCGTCGCCCAGGGCACGACGGTGCTGCTGACCACGCAGTACCTGGACGAGGCCGACCAACTGGCCTCCCGGATCGCCGTCATCGACCACGGCCGGGTGATCGCCGAGGGCACCAAGGGCGAGCTGAAGGCGTCCGTCGGCTCGGGCGCGGTCCATCTGCGGCTGCGCGACGCCGAGCAGCGGCCGGAGGCCGAACGGATCCTCGCGCTCGCCCTGAACGCCACGGTCCAGCTCGACGCCGACCCGGTCGCCCTGACGGCCCGCGTCAACGGCTACGGCACCGAACTGGGCGCCGCCGAGCAGGCCGCCCGGGCGCTGTCCGAGCTGGCCAGGGCCGGCATCACCGTCGACAACTTCGCGCTCGGCCAGCCCAGCCTGGACGAGGCCTTTCTCGCGCTGACAAGCGCGCCTGACAAGCACAGCCTCGCCCTCACCGGCGCCAAGGGCAACAGCAACGGCAACAGCAACGGCAACTCGAGCGGGAACGGGAACGGAACGGCCGAGCAGAAGGAGACCGCCGCATGA
- a CDS encoding DUF6126 family protein, giving the protein MSESERWKERGVALRVFVYVFATHLFAGFVYLLFYVGEHAQK; this is encoded by the coding sequence GTGAGCGAGAGCGAGCGCTGGAAGGAGCGTGGCGTCGCCCTGCGCGTCTTCGTCTACGTCTTCGCGACGCACCTCTTCGCGGGCTTCGTGTACCTGCTCTTCTACGTGGGCGAGCACGCCCAGAAGTGA
- a CDS encoding FMN reductase — protein MEQLRLVAVSAGLSSPSSTRLLADRLAEAVRGELAERDRKVEVEVVELRDLAVPIANNLVTGFPPPALAAAVEAMTRADGLIAVTPVFTASYSGLFKSFFDLISPDALTGKPVLIAATGGTARHSLVLDHALRPLFAYLRALVVPTAVYAASEDWGASGDEYTEGLPSRIDRAGTELAGLMAARPAGEAGETDEIAEFEGQLADLRFD, from the coding sequence ATGGAGCAGCTGAGGCTCGTCGCCGTGTCGGCCGGGCTGAGCAGCCCGTCGTCGACCCGGCTGCTCGCCGACCGGCTGGCGGAGGCGGTACGCGGCGAACTCGCCGAGCGCGACCGCAAGGTGGAGGTCGAGGTCGTCGAACTGCGCGACCTGGCCGTGCCCATCGCCAACAACCTGGTGACCGGCTTCCCGCCGCCCGCGCTGGCCGCCGCGGTCGAGGCCATGACGCGGGCGGACGGGCTGATCGCCGTGACGCCCGTCTTCACGGCCTCGTACAGCGGACTGTTCAAGTCGTTCTTCGACCTGATCTCCCCGGACGCACTGACCGGCAAGCCGGTCCTGATCGCGGCGACCGGCGGCACCGCCCGCCACTCCCTGGTCCTCGACCACGCGCTGCGGCCGCTCTTCGCCTATCTGCGGGCGCTGGTCGTCCCGACCGCCGTCTACGCGGCGTCGGAGGACTGGGGCGCGAGCGGCGACGAGTACACCGAGGGCCTGCCCTCCCGCATCGACCGCGCGGGCACCGAGCTGGCCGGGCTGATGGCGGCCCGGCCGGCCGGTGAGGCGGGGGAGACCGACGAGATCGCCGAGTTCGAGGGGCAGTTGGCCGACCTCCGCTTCGACTGA